From a region of the Penaeus vannamei isolate JL-2024 chromosome 2, ASM4276789v1, whole genome shotgun sequence genome:
- the LOC113825601 gene encoding uncharacterized protein, with protein MNSAAVLLLSLLAVVRCESWKPEDLEPKTELQPRLGEGDEFGLEEKVHSLRTYDYEYDDDDEDYSDEEDDESDEGGDYVEDDDDDDGAQDGDEQDEDDHEGIDEQVDNRSPARSKASLKKVFSQRKNLPQRKTFSQRKKFASRSRFSPRKNISPKRPSRRRSGRAVNPETSRRLYDRSRRRFRFGRQRSSPRKPRYDNSEEESGKPSLWSHLLFRRRGKRQSRTGGERDSNTERVAETEDLGNTQAGRLKRSLRIPEVSLDKRGFWSAITSLFRPKNQSRDQGRKSSKITGTPKRRNKDNKEDLDYGGSQYDNSQYDSAHYDNSQYDNDQYDQYDDEGLHEVSKRAIDEEQAGRPMGQFSGEENSGEDESDEQNGDTYLKAAKTYEDTERRGWTALKAGEDQWPQPGFARNTRFLGKLFQKFGSLFYSGDSKQTSKEVSQESSEESSEEDNSEETSLEKKLPMEDPEVQGDIDSGYEEVGELIGGYQVQDYQEPAEQSQDYQEPAEQSQDYQEPAKQSQDYQEPPEQSQDYQEPAEQSQDYREPAEQSQDYQEPAEQPQDYQEPAEQPQDYQEPAEQSQDYQEPAEQPQDYQEPAEQPQDYQEPAEQSQDYQEPAEQAPDNQGLAEQSLANQEPIEQSRDYQGLAEKLQDYQEPPEQSQDYQEPAEQSQDPQGLSEQSQDYQEPAEQAPDNQGLAEQSLDYQEPPEQSQGYQEHAEQASYNQGLAEKLQDYQEPPEQSHDYQEPPEQSQDSQEPPEQSQGSQGPAEQSLDSQGPAEQSQDSQGPAEQSLDSQGPAEQPQDNLELSHQDIVEQSHQPNEQSKNYEDEQILAPYQVPARAPYQVPAQMRYQLPSQVFYQLPPQVPYPIPGQIPYQVPIRMPYQLPVQVPYQVPALVPFQVPP; from the exons ATGAACTCGGCCGCTGTGCTTCTGCTGAGTCTTCTGGCG GTCGTTCGCTGCGAAAGCTGGAAGCCTGAGGATCTCGAACCAAAGACAGAGCTTCAGCCACGCCTTGGCGAGGGGGATGAATTCGGTCTGGAAGAAAAAGTCCATAGTCTTCGCACCTAcgattatgaatatgatgatgatgacgaagattacagtgatgaggaggatgacgaGAGTGATGAAGGGGGGGACTAtgtagaagatgatgatgatgatgatggtgcccAAGACGGCGATGAACAAGATGAAGATGACCATGAAGGCATCGATGAACAAGTTGACAACCGGTCACCGGCAAGAAGCAAGGCCTCGCTTAAGAAAGTATTTTCGCAAAGGAAGAACTTACCACAGAGAAAGACATTTTCGCAAAGGAAGAAATTTGCATCCAGGAGTAGATTTTCACCCAGGAAGAACATTTCGCCAAAGAGGCCATCGCGACGAAGAAG TGGACGAGCCGTGAACCCGGAGACCTCAAGGAGGCTGTACGACCGCAGCCGACGGCGCTTCAGGTTTGGACGTCAGCGAAGCAGCCCAAGGAAGCCCAGATACGACAACAGCGAGGAAGAGAGCGGCAAGCCTTCCCTTTGGTCGCACTTGCTGTTTCG GAGGCGAGGAAAGCGGCAGTCTCGGACGGGCGGGGAGAGGGACAGCAACACCGAACGCGTGGCCGAGACGGAGGACCTGGGAAATACACAGGCCGGAAGGTTGAA GAGATCTCTACGAATTCCCGAGGTCAGCCTGGATAAGAGGGGCTTCTGGTCCGCCATCACTTCTTTGTTCCGGCCCAAAAATCAGTCCCGTGACCAAGGAAGAAAGTCATCCAAAATCACGGGGACGCcgaaaaggagaaacaaggaCAATAAAGAGGATCTCGATTACGGTGGCTCTCAGTATGACAACTCTCAGTATGACAGCGCCCACTACGACAACTCTCAGTATGACAATGACCAGTATGATCAGTATGACGACGAAGGGCTTCATGAAGTTAGCAAGCGTGCCATTGACGAGGAACAGGCTGGTCGTCCAATGGGACAGTTCTCGGGAGAGGAAAATTCTGGTGAAGACGAGAGCGACGAGCAAAACGGGGACACTTATTTGAAAGCCGCGAAGACCTATGAAGACACGGAACGACGGGGATGGACGGCACTGAAGGCCGGGGAAGATCAATGGCCGCAACCAGGATTCGCTAG aaacACCAGATTTCTCGGCAAGCTTTTCCAGAAATTTGGGAGCTTATTCTACAGTGGGGATTCCAAGCAGACGTCTAAGGAGGTATCTCAAGAGAGCTCAGAAGAGAGCTCCGAGGAAGACAACTCAGAAGAAACGTCTTTGGAGAAAAAGTTGCCGATGGAAGACCCCGAAGTGCAAGGCGACATCGACAGCGGTTACGAGGAGGTTGGGGAACTAATAGGTGGTTACCAAGTACAGGATTACCAGGAACCAGCTGAGCAATCACAGGATTACCAGGAACCAGCTGAGCAATCACAGGATTACCAGGAACCAGCAAAGCAATCACAGGATTACCAGGAACCTCCTGAACAATCACAGGATTACCAGGAACCTGCTGAGCAATCACAGGATTACCGAGAACCAGCTGAGCAATCACAGGATTACCAGGAACCAGCTGAACAACCACAGGATTACCAGGAACCAGCTGAACAACCACAGGATTACCAGGAACCAGCTGAGCAATCGCAGGATTACCAGGAACCAGCTGAACAACCACAGGATTACCAGGAACCAGCTGAACAACCACAGGATTACCAGGAACCAGCTGAGCAATCACAGGATTACCAGGAACCTGCCGAACAAGCACCAGATAACCAGGGACTAGCTGAACAATCACTGGCTAACCAGGAACCTATTGAACAATCACGGGATTACCAGGGACTAGCTGAGAAACTACAGGATTATCAGGAACCTCCTGAACAATCACAGGATTATCAGGAACCAGCTGAACAATCACAGGATCCCCAAGGACTATCTGAACAATCACAGGATTACCAGGAACCTGCCGAACAAGCACCAGATAACCAGGGACTAGCTGAACAATCACTGGATTACCAGGAACCTCCTGAACAGTCACAGGGTTACCAGGAACATGCTGAACAAGCATCATATAACCAGGGACTAGCTGAGAAATTACAGGATTACCAGGAACCTCCTGAGCAATCACATGATTATCAGGAACCTCCTGAACAATCACAAGATTCCCAGGAACCTCCTGAACAATCACAGGGTTCCCAGGGACCAGCTGAACAATCACTGGATTCCCAGGGACCAGCTGAACAATCACAGGATTCCCAGGGACCAGCTGAACAATCACTGGATTCCCAGGGACCAGCTGAACAACCACAGGACAATCTGGAACTGAGCCATCAGGATATAGTTGAACAATCACATCAACCAAATGAGCAGTCAAAGAATTACGAGGATGAACAAATCCTAGCCCCTTATCAGGTTCCTGCCCGAGCCCCTTATCAGGTCCCAGCACAGATGCGCTATCAGCTCCCAAGTCAGGTGTTTTATCAGCTTCCGCCCCAGGTACCTTATCCGATTCCTGGGCAGATTCCTTACCAGGTACCAATACGGATGCCTTATCAGCTACCTGTACAGGTGCCGTATCAGGTTCCAGCCCTGGTCCCCTTCCAGGTACCACCATAG
- the LOC138865652 gene encoding golgin subfamily A member 6-like protein 2, producing MALIRNSETLQWLHQSFGRWCQLVPPIVDKMKLYFLLFIFVLVHGELAGPPGDDALSLEADGTAAEAQLARSLRDFDEERDLRGLVKTDKKTMAEILKNKIQESAARKDEREKRGFRKMLRKKLKKKMKKMKKKLKKKVKKMKKNLKKKMKNMKKKMKEKIKNLKNKVKNKAKEILAGSETEQENAAEGEGDGNGNGEGGGGEPAEVGEGAAEGGEGAAEGGEGAAEGGEGAAAGGEGAAAGGEGAAEGGGEGSEGQAA from the exons ATGGCGTTGATAAGAAATA GTGAGACTCTCCAGTGGTTGCATCAGTCCTTTGGTAGATGGTGCCAACTGGTGCCACCTATTGTGGACAAGATGAAGCTGTACTTCCTTTTGTTTATCTTCGTGTTG gtgcACGGGGAGCTGGCCGGACCGCCCGGCGATGACGCGCTGTCCCTCGAGGCCGACGGGACGGCCGCGGAGGCGCAGTTGGCGAGGAG CCTGCGGGACTTCGACGAAGAAAGGGACTTGAGGGGACTTGTCAAAACTGACAAAAAAACGATGGCCGAAATACTCAAGAACAAAATCCAGGAGAGCGCAGC CAGAAAAGATGAACGAGAGAAACGAGGATTTAGGAAAATGTTGAGAAAGaagctaaaaaagaaaatgaagaagatgaagaagaagctgaaaaagaaagtgaagaagatgaagaagaatctaaaaaagaaaatgaagaatatgaagaagaaaatgaaagagaaaataaagaatctgAAAAACAAGGTgaaaaataaagcgaaagaaaTATTGGCAGGATCGGAAACGGAACAAGAAAATGCCGCGGAAGGCGAAGGCGATGGAAACGGaaatggtgaaggtggtggaggagaacccgccgaggtgggagaaggagccgctgaaggaggagaaggggccgctgaaggaggagaaggggccgctgaaggaggagaaggagccgctgcaggaggagaaggagccgctgcaggaggagaaggagccgctgaaggaggaggagaaggaagcgaaggCCAGGCAGCTTGA